The following proteins are co-located in the Castanea sativa cultivar Marrone di Chiusa Pesio chromosome 8, ASM4071231v1 genome:
- the LOC142606411 gene encoding secreted RxLR effector protein 161-like — MVTSTKLGIDPSGHLVDITLHRSMIGCLLYLTASHSNISFSVGVRAKFQANPKISHLTVVKRIIKYVNGTSDFGLFFSKESNVSLVRYSDADWIGNADDKKTPTRWCFYVGTNLVAWMSKKQSSVFLSTVEAKCIATGSFRSQLLWMKKSLGDYGISQDTIIVYCDNSSAIVISKNPVQHSRTKHIEIKYHFIRDLVERKNVALEYIHTKHQNANIFTKSLDRSKFKSLHQVIGVITYP, encoded by the coding sequence ATGGTCACTAGCACAAAATTGGGGATTGATCCATCAGGTCATCTTGTTGACATTACTTTACATAGAAGCATGATTGGTTGTTTGTTGTATCTTACTGCTAGTCATTCTAATATATCTTTTAGTGTTGGTGTTCGTGCTAAATTTCAAGCTAATCCTAAAATATCACATTTAACTGTtgttaaaagaataattaaatatgtgaatGGGACTAGTGATTTTGGTTTGTTCTTTAGCAAAGAGTCAAATGTGTCCCTTGTTAGAtattctgatgctgattggatTGGAAatgctgatgataaaaaaacCCCTACTAGATGGTGTTTTTATGTTGGAACAAATTTAGTTGCTTGGATGAGCAAGAAACAAAGTTCAGTCTTTTTGTCAACTGTAGAAGCCAAATGTATTGCTACAGGAAGTTTTCGCTCACAGCTTCTATGGATGAAAAAGTCGTTAGGTGATTATGGCATATCACAGGATACTATAATTGTGTATTGTGATAACTCGAGTGCTATTGTTATCTCTAAGAATCCAGTTCAACACTCTAGGactaaacacatagagattAAATATCACTTTATTAGAGATCTTgtggagagaaaaaatgttgCTCTTGAATATATCCATACTAAGCATCAGAATGCTAACATCTTTACCAAATCTCTTGATAGAAGTAAATTTAAGTCTCTTCATCAAGTGATTGGCGTTATCACATATCCCTAG
- the LOC142606704 gene encoding putative fatty acyl-CoA reductase 4 isoform X2: MESEGIQFFENKTVLVTGATGFLAKVFVEKILRVQPNVKRLYLLVRASDNESATQRFREEVIEKDIFRVLRNNLGANLESFIFERVTPISGDISDENFGINDSILIEEMWKEIDIVLNSAATTNFDERYDVALGINTYGALHVLNFAKKCIKLKVLLHVSTAYVSSEKGGNILESPLHMEDTPKGTSRLDINAEKEVVVEYLDRLRVQGATNEEITSTMKDLGIKRAKLYGWPNTYVYTKALAEMILGQFHQNLPLAIVRPTMVTSTYKEPFSGWIEGARTMDGVITAYGKGRLKSFLGHPNSILDVIPADMVVNSIIMAMVTHANKSSQIIFHVGSSLRNPIKLSSLSNFTFRYFTQNPWIDRNGKSINVHNPKIFSSIASFQAYMDIRYILPLKEKTSPRCMYSLHYNITIFISNNIF; encoded by the exons atggAGTCTGAAGGTATAcaattttttgagaataagACTGTTTTAGTCACTGGTGCCACAGGCTTTCTAGCGaaag TGTTTGTGGAGAAAATACTAAGGGTTCAACCAAATGTGAAAAGACTCTATCTTCTTGTGAGAGCTTCAGACAACGAGTCTGCTACACAACGCTTTCGTGAAGAG GTGATAGAAAAGGACATATTTAGGGTTCTAAGAAATAATTTGGGTGCAAATCTAGAATCCTTTATATTTGAAAGGGTTACTCCTATCTCTGGTGACATCAGTGACGAGAATTTTGGAATCAACGATTCTATATTAATAGAAGAGATGTGGAAAGAAATAGACATCGTCTTAAATTCTGCTGCTACAACAAACTTTGATGAAAG ATATGATGTTGCATTGGGCATCAACACATATGGAGCTTTGCATGTTTTGAACTTTGCAAAGAAATGTATTAAATTGAAGGTGCTTCTCCATGTATCAACCG CTTATGTGTCTAGCGAAAAGGGGGGCAACATACTTGAGAGCCCATTACACATGGAAGACACGCCAAAGGGAACCTCAAGATTAGATATCAATGCCGAAAAAGAAGTTGTGGTGGAATACCTAGATAGATTACGAGTGCAAGGTGCCACGAATGAAGAGATCACATCCACCATGAAGGATTTGGGCATTAAAAG GGCAAAACTATATGGATGGCCAAACACCTATGTATATACGAAGGCATTGGCGGAAATGATTTTAGGACAATTTCATCAGAATCTTCCCTTGGCTATCGTACGTCCCACCATGGTAACCAGTACTTACAAAGAACCATTTTCAGGTTGGATTGAAGGTGCGAG AACCATGGATGGTGTAATTACTGCCTACGGTAAAGGGAGATTGAAAAGCTTTCTTGGCCATCCTAATTCAATCTTAGATGTT ATACCAGCAGACATGGTGGTAAATTCTATTATTATGGCAATGGTGACTCATGCAAATAAGTCTTCTCAGATCATCTTCCATGTGGGTTCTTCATTGAGAAATCCGATAAAACTCTCTAGTCTTTCAAATTTTACCTTTCGGTACTTCACTCAAAATCCGTGGATTGATAGAAATGGAAAGTCAATCAACGTCCACAATCCGAAAATTTTTAGTAGTATTGCTAGCTTTCAAGCATACATGGATATTCGATATATACTGCCGTTGAAG GAAAAAACGTCCCCTCGATGTATGTATTCTCTACACTATAATAtcactatttttatttctaacaatattttttga
- the LOC142606704 gene encoding alcohol-forming fatty acyl-CoA reductase-like isoform X1: protein MESEGIQFFENKTVLVTGATGFLAKVFVEKILRVQPNVKRLYLLVRASDNESATQRFREEVIEKDIFRVLRNNLGANLESFIFERVTPISGDISDENFGINDSILIEEMWKEIDIVLNSAATTNFDERYDVALGINTYGALHVLNFAKKCIKLKVLLHVSTAYVSSEKGGNILESPLHMEDTPKGTSRLDINAEKEVVVEYLDRLRVQGATNEEITSTMKDLGIKRAKLYGWPNTYVYTKALAEMILGQFHQNLPLAIVRPTMVTSTYKEPFSGWIEGARTMDGVITAYGKGRLKSFLGHPNSILDVIPADMVVNSIIMAMVTHANKSSQIIFHVGSSLRNPIKLSSLSNFTFRYFTQNPWIDRNGKSINVHNPKIFSSIASFQAYMDIRYILPLKVLWLANLVLCQYYRDIYINLNRKVRVVMRLVDLYKPYVFFTGSFNDSNTEKLRVAIRESDVDVNLFYFDPRCIDWEDYIMNTHIPGLTKYSMKP from the exons atggAGTCTGAAGGTATAcaattttttgagaataagACTGTTTTAGTCACTGGTGCCACAGGCTTTCTAGCGaaag TGTTTGTGGAGAAAATACTAAGGGTTCAACCAAATGTGAAAAGACTCTATCTTCTTGTGAGAGCTTCAGACAACGAGTCTGCTACACAACGCTTTCGTGAAGAG GTGATAGAAAAGGACATATTTAGGGTTCTAAGAAATAATTTGGGTGCAAATCTAGAATCCTTTATATTTGAAAGGGTTACTCCTATCTCTGGTGACATCAGTGACGAGAATTTTGGAATCAACGATTCTATATTAATAGAAGAGATGTGGAAAGAAATAGACATCGTCTTAAATTCTGCTGCTACAACAAACTTTGATGAAAG ATATGATGTTGCATTGGGCATCAACACATATGGAGCTTTGCATGTTTTGAACTTTGCAAAGAAATGTATTAAATTGAAGGTGCTTCTCCATGTATCAACCG CTTATGTGTCTAGCGAAAAGGGGGGCAACATACTTGAGAGCCCATTACACATGGAAGACACGCCAAAGGGAACCTCAAGATTAGATATCAATGCCGAAAAAGAAGTTGTGGTGGAATACCTAGATAGATTACGAGTGCAAGGTGCCACGAATGAAGAGATCACATCCACCATGAAGGATTTGGGCATTAAAAG GGCAAAACTATATGGATGGCCAAACACCTATGTATATACGAAGGCATTGGCGGAAATGATTTTAGGACAATTTCATCAGAATCTTCCCTTGGCTATCGTACGTCCCACCATGGTAACCAGTACTTACAAAGAACCATTTTCAGGTTGGATTGAAGGTGCGAG AACCATGGATGGTGTAATTACTGCCTACGGTAAAGGGAGATTGAAAAGCTTTCTTGGCCATCCTAATTCAATCTTAGATGTT ATACCAGCAGACATGGTGGTAAATTCTATTATTATGGCAATGGTGACTCATGCAAATAAGTCTTCTCAGATCATCTTCCATGTGGGTTCTTCATTGAGAAATCCGATAAAACTCTCTAGTCTTTCAAATTTTACCTTTCGGTACTTCACTCAAAATCCGTGGATTGATAGAAATGGAAAGTCAATCAACGTCCACAATCCGAAAATTTTTAGTAGTATTGCTAGCTTTCAAGCATACATGGATATTCGATATATACTGCCGTTGAAG GTGTTATGGTTAGCAAATCTGGTGCTTTGCCAGTATTATCGGGACATATATATTAATCTTAACCGGAAGGTCAGAGTAGTGATGCGATTGGTTGACCTCTACAAACCATATGTATTTTTCACAGGCAG CTTTAATGACTCTAACACAGAAAAGCTAAGAGTGGCGATTAGAGAGAGTGATGTCGATGTAAATTTGTTTTACTTTGACCCAAGGTGCATTGACTGGGAAGACTACATTATGAACACTCACATTCCTGGTCTGACAAAGTACTCAATGAAGCCATAA